The following proteins are co-located in the Patescibacteria group bacterium genome:
- a CDS encoding type II toxin-antitoxin system HicB family antitoxin, giving the protein MFKFGLYPVTIEPCEEGGYFAKCPAFQGCYAEGETYAEVINNIEGVIKAHIEDMKKNNEFVPSFTVKKPCFASLNIPIPIRV; this is encoded by the coding sequence ATGTTTAAATTTGGTCTTTATCCTGTTACTATTGAGCCCTGCGAAGAAGGCGGCTACTTTGCCAAATGTCCAGCTTTTCAAGGGTGCTATGCTGAAGGCGAGACTTACGCTGAAGTAATTAATAATATTGAAGGAGTGATAAAAGCGCACATTGAAGATATGAAAAAAAACAATGAGTTTGTTCCAAGTTTTACTGTCAAAAAGCCATGTTTTGCGAGTCTTAATATTCCTATTCCCATAAGAGTATAG